GACAAGCTCTCGGCCGCGGGCTTCAAGTCCGCGGCCGCCGCTGACGCGGATGTGGTCGTCGCGCTGTCCCGCACCCCTGTGATCGAGCTGGCCGCCGGGCTCGCCCACCCCGAGCGCCTGGTCGGCCTCCACCTGGTCGGGGACAGGATCGCCGAGGTCGCGTCCACGGTGCTCACCTCGCCCGAGGCGGCACGTGCCGCGGAGGGCCTGGTGCGGATCGCGGGCCGGACACCGGTGCTGTGCAGGGACCGGGCCGAGTTCGTGGTGGACGCGCTCCTCTATCCGTATCTGAACGACGCCGTGCGGATGTACGACTCCGGATACGCGGCCATCGAGGACATCGACGCGGCCATGAAGCTGGGCTGCGGCTACCCCTCGGGGCCGTTCGAGATGCTCGACGAGCTGGGGCTGGAGACGGTCCGCGACGGCCTGCGCGCCCTCTACGCCGAGTATCGCGAGCCCTCCCTGGCCCCCGCGCCGCTGCTCGACCAGCTCGTCACGGCCGGGGTGCGAAGCATCCGCGACCTGCCATGAGCCCCCGTAGAGCCCGCCGGACGGATCCCTTCGCCCGCGGCGGCCGAGGCGCGGCCGGCCGTGGGTCGGCCTCCTCCCGCCCCGTGGGACAGTTCGTTCCCGGCGTCGACCAGGTCGAGGAGTGGCCCGACGGCGACTGGCACGTGCGCCGGGTCACCGGGGCCGGGGCGGACAAGGTCTACCGGTGTCCAGGGTGCGACCAGGAGATCAGACCGGGCCTGCCGCACCTGGTGAGCTGGCCCGCGTGGGCGGGCGGGGAGGACGAGCGCCGGCACTGGCACACGGCGTGCTGGCGCAACCGGGTCAAACGTGGTCCCGGCCGGACCCGATACTGAGGACGGTCGCCCCGCGCCGGTGGACCGGAGGTCCGCCGGCGCGGGGCCACGGATGGGAACGATCGTACGGCGCCTGCCCCCGGACCTCCGGTCCACCGGCGCCCGGTCACGAGACGGAGTGGGAATTCATGGAGATCCGGGCCTCTACGGTGCTGCCCGCGCGCAGGGAACCGATCGAGCTGCACACCGGTGACGGGCTGACCCTCGTCGGTGAGCTGGCCCTTCCGGCGGACAGGCCTCCGGTGGCCACACTGATCTGCCTGCACCCGCTGCCCACGCACGGCGGCATGATGGACAGCCACCTCTACAAGAAGGCCGCCAACCGGCTGCCCGCGCTGGCGGATCTGGCCGTGCTGCGCTTCAACACCCGAGGGACCGCCTCCGACCGGGGCACCTCCCAGGGGGCCTTCGGCGAGGGGCAGGCGGAACGCCTCGACGTCGCCGCCGCACTGGAGTACGCCGACTTCCACGACCTGCCCCGGTCCTGGCTGGTCGGCTGGTCCTTCGGCACCGAGCTCGCGCTCAAGTGGGGTCGCGATCCGCTCGTCGAGGGCGCCGTCCTCCTGTCCCCGCCGCTGCACCGGGCCACCGACGCCGACCTCGAGTCGTGGGCGGAGTTCGGGCGGCCGCTGACCGCGCTGGTCCCGGAGCTCGACGACTACCTCCAGCCGGAGGAGGCCCGCAAGCGTTTCGCCCGGGTTCCCCAGGCCGAGGTCATCGGGGTGGACGGCGCCAAGCACCTGTGGGTCGGCGAGCCGTACGTGCGGATCGTCCTGAACGAGATCGTCCGGCGGGTCAACCCGGCCGCCTACCCCCTTCCCACGGAGATCATCGGTCCATAGGGCTCAGGGCGCCATCACGGATCGGTGTGGGGCAAGGGGTGTCAGATCATGAGTCCGCGATTACGGTGGACTGCGTGCACCTGTACACACGATCGGCGGGCGAGGGGCTTCCCGTCGTCCTCCTCCACGCGTTCCCGCTGTCCTCGGCCATGTGGCTGGCCCAACGTGAGAGCCTGGGCGCCGTCTGCAAGGTCATCACTCCCGACCTGCGTGGCTTCGGCGGCTCGGTGCTCGCCGAGGACGAGCCCTCCCTCGACGTGATGGCCGACGACGTCGTGCGCCTGCTCGATCACGAGGGCGTCGACCGCGCCGTCGTCGGCGGCCTGTCCATGGGCGGCTACGTGACGATGGCCCTGTGCCGCCGCCACCCCGACCGGGTGCTGGGAGTGATCCTCGCCGACACCAAGGCGAGCGCCGACCCCGAGGCGGCCAGGGCGAGCCGTGAGCGCATCGCCGTCGCCGTGCTCGACGGGGGCACGTCGATCCTGGTGGAGGAGGTGCTTCCGACGCTGGTGGGAACGACCACCGTGCAGCGCAGGGCGATGGTGTTCGGCCGGGTGCGCGGACTGGTCCAGTCGGCCCCGCCCAAGGCCGTGGCCTGGGCCCAGCGGGCCATGGCGGGCCGCCCCGACTCCTTCGACACCCTGCGCGGGCTCAAGGTGCCCGCCCTGGTGATCGTGGGGGAGGAGGACGGGCTCACCCCGCTCGCCGACGCGGAGACGATGGTCGAAGCCGTGCCGGACGGCAGGCTGACCGTGATCGGGAAGGCGGGGCACCTGAGCGCGGTGGAACAGCCCGAGGCGTTCAACCGCGCGGTGGCCGGCTTCATAGCCGAGCTTGCCGGGGGATCACCACCTCGCGGATGATCAGCGCGATCGCGGCGGCCACCGGGATGGCCAGCAGCGCTCCGACGATGCCGAGCAGCGCGCCGCCGAACAGCGCGGCGATCACGGTGACCGCCGGGGCCACGTCCACCGAGCGCTTCATCACGCGCGGATAGATCAGGTAGTTCTCGACCTGCTGGTAGACCAGGAAGAAGATCGCGCAGGCGATGCCGAGCGTTCCCGACTGGAGCAGGGCCACCCCGCTCACCAGCACCGCGCCGATCGTCGCGCCGACCAGCGGGATCAGATCGGTGACCGCCACCACCAGGGCGAGCGCCAGTGCGTACTCGACGCCCAGGACCCCGAGGACCACCCAGGTGACGATGCCGGCGATCACCGAGATCAGCAGGTTCCCGGCCACGTAGCCGCCGATGCCGCTGATGATCTCATCGCCGAGCGCCCGGGTCCGCTCCCTGCGGCTGTTGGGAACGAGCTTGAAGAGGTAGTCCTTGATCGAGGGCAGCGAGCCGAGGAAGTACAGCGTCAGGACCAGCAGGGTGACGCCGGAGAAGAACGCGTTGAACACCACCGCCCCCGCGCCGACCAGGCCTCCCGCCACGGTCTGGGCGAGGCCGCCGCTGGTGATGTAGTCGCCGAGCTTGGTCAGGATCTGGTAGTCGCTGTCCAGCTCCTTCAGGGTGGGGTTGGCGAGCAGTTCCTGGATGTAGCCGGGGACCGCGCCGACGAACGAGGCCGCCTCCTGCGTCACCGGCGGGACGATCGCCAGCCCGAAGAGGACGAAGAACAGGATCACCCCACCGAAGACGATCGAGATCGCCCCGCGGCGGGCCAGCCGGCGCCTCTGCAACGACTCGACGGCGGGGTTGAGCCCCAGAGCGAGGAACATCGCCACCACGACCAGCACGATCACGCTGTACGAGGTGACCAGGGCCAGGGCCAGGGCCAACGACGTCAGCAGGCCCATCCCTGCGGTCAGGCCGAGCAGGAAGGGGTTCTTGGCCAGTGGCTTGCCCGGCCGGCCGTACGGCGCCGCGGGCTCTCTGGGCGCCTCGGCGGCGAGAACGTTCGACGGGGGGCGAGGGGCCGGGGCGGACGTCGCGGGGGCGTCGGTGGTCTGTGGGGCTTCAGGCACGGCTGATCCTAGCTCTGGTGCGCGCGGAGCCGCGCTGCGGGGTGCGTGGGGCGGGACGGTGGAAGACAAGAGAGAGCCTGGCGACCTCCGTGGTCACCAGGCTCTCCCGTAGCCGTTGTCAACGCCTCGAGGCAACGGTGCCTACTCCTGCCACCACTCCGCGTCGTCGTCCTTCGTCTCGGCCTTGACGGGGGCCGGCACCGGCGCGGGGGCCGGCTTCTCGCTGTCGTTGGTGGCGGCGGGAATGGCCGGCTTGACCGGAGCGGCGGAGATGGCCGGCTCCGGCTCGGAGGCCGGGAGCGGCGCGCCGCCGAGCAGCTGGCGCAGCTGCGCGAGGTGGCTGGTGATGCTGTCGCGCTGGCGGGTCAGCTCGTCGACCTGGCGCTGGGCGATGGAGCGACTCCGCTCGGACTCGGTCTTGGCGTCGGAGACGATCGACTCGGCGCTCGCCTTCGCCTCGGCGACGAGCTGGTCGGCGTTCTTGCGCGCGTTGGCGAGCAGCTGCTTGGCGTGCGTGTCGGCCTCGCGGCGGGTCTGCTCGGCCTGCTGGGTGGCCTTGGTGGCGCGCTGCTCGGCCGTGGCCGCGCGCTGCTCGGCCTCGGAGACCAGCTTCTGCGTGTTGGCCTGCGCGGTGGCGTGGCGCTCGGCCTCCTGGCGCTCGGCCTCCTCACGGCGGGCGGCGAGCTGGATCTCGAACTCGGCCTCGTCCTGGGCGCGCTTGGCCTCGGACTCCTCCATGACCCGCTGGGCCTGGGCGCGCATCTCGTCGGCCTGGCGCTTGGCGGTGGTGAGGATCTCGTCACGCTCGCGCTTGGTCGAGGCCCGCAGCTGGGCGACCTCGCGCTCGGTGGTGGTGCGCAGCTTGGCGATCTCGCGCTCGGCGTCGGCGCGCTTCTCGGCCACCTCGTGGTCGGCGGTGGCGCGCAGCTTGGCCACCTCGCGCTCGGTGGTGGCGGTCAGCTCATCGGCCTCGCGGCGGGCGGTCGAGCGGATCTCCTCGGCGTCACGCTCGGCGCTGGTGCGCATCTCGTCGGCCTCGCGGGTGGCGAGGGCGCGCTTCTCGGCCGCCTCGTTCTCGGCCGCGGCGCGCAGATCGGCGGCGTCGACCTTGGACGCGGCCTTGATCTCGTTCGCCTCGGAACGCGCGGCCTGGACCAGCTCGGTGGCCTGCTCCTCGGCGAGGCGGAGCAGCTGCTCGATCCGTGCGCCCAGACCCGAGTAGGTCGGACGCTCCTGCTCCTGCAACTGGCGCTGGGAGTCGGCCAGGTCCCGTTGCAGGCCCTGAACCTGATCCCGGGCCTGGTGGAGCTCGTTGTTGACCTGCTTCAGATGGTCAAGGACCTGGTGCCGGTCATAGCCACGGAGCACCACGTCGAATTCCCGAGCGGGGGCGTCTTCAAAGAAGTTGTTGAGCTGGGCGTCGATGTCGGACTGCATGGAGGCTCGATCCTGGGTTGTCGAGACGGCTACACGGGCCGGACGGGGGATTTCGGACATCCGAGGCGGGAGCCGTGGCGGGATCCACGTCCGGTGGTAGGCCAGCGTACTCTGGTGTCGCCGTGTTGGAGGTCCCCTCGGACTTTCTGCGCGACTTGTTACGTATGAACCTTTCTTGCATTTGGCGGCTGATGTGATCAGTGCGTCTGAGCCTGCACGAGTTCGGTCAGCATCCCCCCCACATCCTTGGGGTGCAGGAAGGCGATCGAGGAGCCCATCGAGCCGTGCCGGGGCTTCTCGTCCAGCAGCCTGACGCCCTTGCCCTCAATCTCCCGCATCGCCTCGGTGACGTCGGTCACGCCGAACGCGACATGGTGAACCCCCTCCCCGCGCTTGGCGAGAAACTTTCCCACCGGCGTGTCGGGGCCGAGCGGTTCGAGGAGCTGGATGTAGGAGCCGCCGCCGTCGCCGTCGGCGATGTGCAGCATGGCCTCCTTGACGCCCTGCGCCTCGTTGATCTCGCGCGCCACCACCGTGAGCTCGAAGGTCTGCTCGAAGAGCGCGATCTTCTCTTCAAGGTTGTGGCAGGCGATTCCCACATGGTCGATACGGGTGAACATGGCGTCGGCCTCCATAGCGGTCGCTGAGGTAGTCATAGGTATGGTGGCAAAGTCATCCCAAGTCCCGCCAGGGAGGCTCTCTCTATGTCTGGTTCCGTCATTGTCGCCGGAGCTCGCACCCCCATCGGCCGCCTGCTCGGTTCGCTGTCCGGCCTGTCGGCCGTCGAGCTCGGTGGCATCGCCATCAAGGCCGCGCTGGAGCGCTCCGGCGTCGCCCCCGAGGCCGTGCAGTACGTGATCATGGGCCAGGTGCTCCAGGCCGGAGCGGGTCAGATCCCCTCCCGCCAGGCCGCCGTCAAGGCCGGCGTCCCGATGACCGTGCCGTCATTGACGATCAACAAGGTCTGCCTGTCCGGGCTGGACGCCA
Above is a genomic segment from Streptosporangium album containing:
- the mce gene encoding methylmalonyl-CoA epimerase → MFTRIDHVGIACHNLEEKIALFEQTFELTVVAREINEAQGVKEAMLHIADGDGGGSYIQLLEPLGPDTPVGKFLAKRGEGVHHVAFGVTDVTEAMREIEGKGVRLLDEKPRHGSMGSSIAFLHPKDVGGMLTELVQAQTH
- a CDS encoding ATP/GTP-binding protein, which produces MGQFVPGVDQVEEWPDGDWHVRRVTGAGADKVYRCPGCDQEIRPGLPHLVSWPAWAGGEDERRHWHTACWRNRVKRGPGRTRY
- a CDS encoding alpha/beta fold hydrolase, which gives rise to MHLYTRSAGEGLPVVLLHAFPLSSAMWLAQRESLGAVCKVITPDLRGFGGSVLAEDEPSLDVMADDVVRLLDHEGVDRAVVGGLSMGGYVTMALCRRHPDRVLGVILADTKASADPEAARASRERIAVAVLDGGTSILVEEVLPTLVGTTTVQRRAMVFGRVRGLVQSAPPKAVAWAQRAMAGRPDSFDTLRGLKVPALVIVGEEDGLTPLADAETMVEAVPDGRLTVIGKAGHLSAVEQPEAFNRAVAGFIAELAGGSPPRG
- a CDS encoding AI-2E family transporter, which translates into the protein MPEAPQTTDAPATSAPAPRPPSNVLAAEAPREPAAPYGRPGKPLAKNPFLLGLTAGMGLLTSLALALALVTSYSVIVLVVVAMFLALGLNPAVESLQRRRLARRGAISIVFGGVILFFVLFGLAIVPPVTQEAASFVGAVPGYIQELLANPTLKELDSDYQILTKLGDYITSGGLAQTVAGGLVGAGAVVFNAFFSGVTLLVLTLYFLGSLPSIKDYLFKLVPNSRRERTRALGDEIISGIGGYVAGNLLISVIAGIVTWVVLGVLGVEYALALALVVAVTDLIPLVGATIGAVLVSGVALLQSGTLGIACAIFFLVYQQVENYLIYPRVMKRSVDVAPAVTVIAALFGGALLGIVGALLAIPVAAAIALIIREVVIPRQARL
- a CDS encoding DivIVA domain-containing protein — its product is MQSDIDAQLNNFFEDAPAREFDVVLRGYDRHQVLDHLKQVNNELHQARDQVQGLQRDLADSQRQLQEQERPTYSGLGARIEQLLRLAEEQATELVQAARSEANEIKAASKVDAADLRAAAENEAAEKRALATREADEMRTSAERDAEEIRSTARREADELTATTEREVAKLRATADHEVAEKRADAEREIAKLRTTTEREVAQLRASTKRERDEILTTAKRQADEMRAQAQRVMEESEAKRAQDEAEFEIQLAARREEAERQEAERHATAQANTQKLVSEAEQRAATAEQRATKATQQAEQTRREADTHAKQLLANARKNADQLVAEAKASAESIVSDAKTESERSRSIAQRQVDELTRQRDSITSHLAQLRQLLGGAPLPASEPEPAISAAPVKPAIPAATNDSEKPAPAPVPAPVKAETKDDDAEWWQE
- a CDS encoding alpha/beta hydrolase, which produces MEIRASTVLPARREPIELHTGDGLTLVGELALPADRPPVATLICLHPLPTHGGMMDSHLYKKAANRLPALADLAVLRFNTRGTASDRGTSQGAFGEGQAERLDVAAALEYADFHDLPRSWLVGWSFGTELALKWGRDPLVEGAVLLSPPLHRATDADLESWAEFGRPLTALVPELDDYLQPEEARKRFARVPQAEVIGVDGAKHLWVGEPYVRIVLNEIVRRVNPAAYPLPTEIIGP